The Synechococcus sp. WH 8101 sequence GGTCGAGATCGACTTGACCCCAGATCTCAGCGCAGCTGTTTCTTCTTCTGCTGCCAGATAAAGAACGCGGCGGTGGCCACCACCGCCAGCAGGGGAACCGTGGTGAACAGCAGCAAGGCGACAGCGGTCCAGTCGGTGTACATCCGCTCAGGAAGAATGCGCCGCCATCATCTCAGGCAGCATGGGATCCACACCACCGGCGCCGTCATGTTCTGCCTGCCCTTGCGATGGACCTCCCTCGCTGTCGTCCTGCTCGTGAGCTCGGCCCTCGGCCAGGCGTCGCAGGCACAGATCCGTTTTGACGACTGCCAGCCGGTGGCAGGAGGTGGGATCACGTGCAACACGGTTCCCTACGGAAACACGCGGATGCAGATGATCGATGGGGAATACGGGTTGCTCGACCAGGCCAGTCCTGGCTGGGCCGAATACGACCCCTATGAGGGCTACGAAGACATGCTCGGCGGCAACCAGACCTGAGCGAAAGCGGGCGGCGGGAATCGAACCCGCATCATCAGCTTGGAAGGCTGAGGTTTTACCACTAAACTACGCCCGCACTGATACATCCGAACCAATCCGCCCCTGAAGGCGTGTGACTGGATGTGTGCCCCACCATTATGACGGTCCGCCCGACCTGCCCTCTTCGCTTGACCGCTCTCCAGGCTCCACCCGCCCAATCCCGGCGCCGTCTGATGGTGGCCTATGGCCTTGGCGATGCCGGCACCGGCCTGGCCGCCACCCAACTGGGCTTCTACCTGTTTCCTTTCTTCACCTGTGCCGCCGGCCTGCCCGCCTTTATCGCGGGCTCCCTGCTCACAGTGATCAAGGTGTGGGATGCCCTCAATGACCCCCTGATCGGCTGGCTCAGCGATCACACCCGCAGCCGCTGGGGCCCCCGCCTGCCCTGGATGCTGGGAGCCGCCCTGCCTCTGGGGATCAGCCTGGCGTCGATCTGGTGGGTGCCCGAGGGAGACACCCTGCAGCGCACGCTCTACTACGTGGTGATGGCGATCCTGCTGATGACCGCCTACACGAGCGTGAATCTGCCCTATGCGGCACTCTCCACCGAGCTCACCCCCGACACAGCGATCCGCACCCGACTCAATGCGGCGCGCTTCACCGGTTCGATCATCGCTGGGCTCAGCGGTTTGATTGTGGCGTCTGTGGTGCTCAGCAACGGCGCCGATGGCTACCTGCGCATGGGCCAGATCACGGGCACGATTGCCGCCCTCGCCACCCTGGCCTGCTGCTGGGGGCTGGCTCCCTTTGCAAAAACGGCCCAACGCCCCTCCGGCCAGGCTGAACCGCTTGTGCAGCAGCTGAGGAGGGTGCGCGCCAACGGCCGTTTCCTGATGGTGCTGGGGCTGTATCTGCTGCTCTGGTTCGCCCTGCAGCTGATGCAAGTGGTGGCCCTGATCTGGCTGGTGCAGGTGATCCACGTGCCACCGGCGCTGTCCACCTGGATCCTGCTGCCGTTCCAGCTGAGTGCGCTGGTGGGATTGCAGATCTGGAGCCTGCTCTCGAATCGACGGGGACGTATCACGGCACTGCGCTGGGGAGCTGGGCTGTGGATCGCCGCCTGCGTTCTCTCGATGCTGGTCCCCGTTCTTCCCGATGGCGCCAGCGGCATGGACCTGGCTCCCCTGATCGCCCTCATCGTGCTGGTGGGCCTGGGGGCATCGACGGCCTACCTGATCCCCTGGTCGCTGCTGCCCGATGCCATCGACGCCGACCCCAGTCGCCCTGCAGGTCTCTACACCGCCTGGATGGTGTTCGGCCAGAAACTGATGATCGGCATCAGCATGTCGGTGTTCGGCGGCCTGCTCTCGCTCACCGGCTACATCTCCAGCCAGACCTGCAGCGGCCCCCTCAGCTTCATCGAGCAGCCAGATTCCGCCCTGCTGGCGATCCGCTTCTGCATGGGGCTGATCCCGGCGACTCTGGTGGTGCTGGGCCTGGTGGTGATGCGACGCTGGCCCGATCGCGGTGCCCATCTGCAACACACCTGATGACGCCAACTCTCCGATGAGATCACCACGCTGGTTACGTCGTCTGGGCAGCAGCCTGCTGATCGGCGGTCAGGCCGTGGCCGCCACGGCCCGGGGGCGGATTAACACCATTGACCTCTTCGACCAACTTCTGGAGGCCGGCCCCGGCAGCTTCCTGATCGTGATCATCACCGGCATCGCCGCTGGGTCTGTGTTCAACATCCAGGTCGCTGCCGAGCTGAGTCGCCAGGGAGCCGGCTCCACCGTGGGTGGCATCCTGGCCCTCGGCCTGGCCAGGGAGATCGCCCCCCTGCTCACCGCCACCCTGCTAACGGGCAAGGTGGCCACGGCCTATGCGGCCCAGCTGGGAACCATGAAGGTCACCGAACAGATCGATGCGATCACGATGCTCCGCACCGATCCGGTGGAATATCTGGTGGTGCCCCGACTGATCGCCATGGTGGTAATGGCACCCGTGCAGTGTCTGCTCTTCTTCGGGGTGGCGATCTGGAGCGGCCAGATCACCAGCACAGAGCTCTACAGCATCCCTCCTGCGGTGTTCTGGACGTCGGTGCGCACCTGGATGCAACCCGACGACCTGCCCTTCATGTTGATCAAGGCCCTGGTCTTCGGCCTGCAGATTGCCGTGCTCTCCTGTGGCTGGGGCCTCACCACCGAGGGGGGCCCCAAGGAAGTGGGCACCAGCACCACCGGCTCGGTGGTGATGATTCTGGTGACGGTGGCCCTGATGGATGTGCTACTCACTCAGATCCTTTTCGGTTGACTTCAGTGCCGGCATGACTCCACCCGATCCCCAGCTCGGCAGCCCCGACTCCACTCTCCCCACAGACCCAGGCCCGGTGAGCCTGAGCGCCAATCCCCGCCTGCCGCTGCTAGTCCTCCTGCTCAGTGCCGCTCTGTTGCCCCTGCCCCTGGCTCCCTGGCCCACCCTGGTTGTGGTTCTGTTCAGTCTTTTTTTGCTGCTTCAGGCTTACAGCCTGCGGCTCGAATTCTGTGCCGACACCCTGGTGGTGTGGCGAGGCTCGCAGGAGCTGCGCCGCTTTCCTTACCAGGACTGGCTGAGCTGGCGATTGTTCGCTCCCTGGCTGCCCGGGCTGTTCTATTTCCGTGAGGTCAAGAGCATCCATCTCCTGCCGATCCTGTTCGACGCCGAGGAGCTGAAGCGCCAACTGCAGCGACGGCTTGGGGCCCTGGAGCAGCCCAAGCCCGGCGCCTCCAACGCCTCGCCCTGATGAAGCGCTCCACGTCTCCTACCGACCGTCGATGCCATGCCTGACGACACCGATCTGACGCCGCAGGACCCTCAAGCCGAACCAATCAGCACGGAAACCGACCCGAGCCAATCCCTGCTCAAGCTCGCCCTCACCGAGCTGCAGGAGCGTCGCGATGCGCTGCAGAAGGAGATCGAGCAGCTTCAACGGCGCAAACAGCAGATCGAAACGGACCTCAGCACG is a genomic window containing:
- a CDS encoding lactate dehydrogenase, encoding MFCLPLRWTSLAVVLLVSSALGQASQAQIRFDDCQPVAGGGITCNTVPYGNTRMQMIDGEYGLLDQASPGWAEYDPYEGYEDMLGGNQT
- a CDS encoding MFS transporter; the encoded protein is MVAYGLGDAGTGLAATQLGFYLFPFFTCAAGLPAFIAGSLLTVIKVWDALNDPLIGWLSDHTRSRWGPRLPWMLGAALPLGISLASIWWVPEGDTLQRTLYYVVMAILLMTAYTSVNLPYAALSTELTPDTAIRTRLNAARFTGSIIAGLSGLIVASVVLSNGADGYLRMGQITGTIAALATLACCWGLAPFAKTAQRPSGQAEPLVQQLRRVRANGRFLMVLGLYLLLWFALQLMQVVALIWLVQVIHVPPALSTWILLPFQLSALVGLQIWSLLSNRRGRITALRWGAGLWIAACVLSMLVPVLPDGASGMDLAPLIALIVLVGLGASTAYLIPWSLLPDAIDADPSRPAGLYTAWMVFGQKLMIGISMSVFGGLLSLTGYISSQTCSGPLSFIEQPDSALLAIRFCMGLIPATLVVLGLVVMRRWPDRGAHLQHT
- a CDS encoding ABC transporter permease codes for the protein MRSPRWLRRLGSSLLIGGQAVAATARGRINTIDLFDQLLEAGPGSFLIVIITGIAAGSVFNIQVAAELSRQGAGSTVGGILALGLAREIAPLLTATLLTGKVATAYAAQLGTMKVTEQIDAITMLRTDPVEYLVVPRLIAMVVMAPVQCLLFFGVAIWSGQITSTELYSIPPAVFWTSVRTWMQPDDLPFMLIKALVFGLQIAVLSCGWGLTTEGGPKEVGTSTTGSVVMILVTVALMDVLLTQILFG
- a CDS encoding DUF3119 family protein, whose protein sequence is MTPPDPQLGSPDSTLPTDPGPVSLSANPRLPLLVLLLSAALLPLPLAPWPTLVVVLFSLFLLLQAYSLRLEFCADTLVVWRGSQELRRFPYQDWLSWRLFAPWLPGLFYFREVKSIHLLPILFDAEELKRQLQRRLGALEQPKPGASNASP